The following coding sequences are from one Phenylobacterium glaciei window:
- the folB gene encoding dihydroneopterin aldolase gives MTKIFVTGLKVDAQIGVYSHEKGKAQPLVVDVELDVPTAGVERLKDTVNYEMVGEAARAIAAEGHIGLVEAFAERLARACLADPRVTRARVRVEKPLALAPHAAAAGVEITVVRG, from the coding sequence ATGACCAAGATCTTCGTCACCGGACTGAAGGTCGACGCCCAGATCGGCGTCTATTCCCACGAGAAGGGCAAGGCCCAGCCCCTCGTCGTCGACGTCGAGTTGGACGTGCCGACCGCCGGCGTCGAGCGCCTCAAGGACACCGTCAACTACGAGATGGTGGGCGAAGCCGCCCGTGCGATCGCCGCCGAGGGCCATATCGGCCTGGTGGAGGCCTTCGCCGAACGGCTCGCGCGGGCCTGCCTCGCCGACCCACGGGTGACCCGGGCCCGGGTGCGGGTGGAAAAACCCCTGGCGCTGGCGCCCCACGCCGCCGCGGCGGGCGTCGAGATCACGGTGGTTCGGGGATAG